The genomic region ACAGCGCCGGCTTCCCACTGCGGCACACTGTTCATCACGTCCTGAAAGCACAGCTTAGCCAGAGGGTCGAAATTGCTCTCCAGTATCCGGTGAATCCTGCCCGGTTTGCTGAAGAACTCCCGCATAGACCAGGCACCCAATCTTCCCAGATCCTCTATGGAAAGATGTTCGGTAGGTATTACCGGATGCAAGAAATCCCATTTTAAAATGTCAACATTTTCAGGGTTTACCCACCCCCGCTTTACTGCATCCGTCCATATCGGCGATCCCGGCGGGGGAGTAAGATACCCGATCCATAATATATCCGGGTCAACCTTATCGGCAAAGGCAAATCTGTCTTTAATAATCTGTTCTGTATCGTAGTCGAAGCCGATCATTATGTCGCCGACAATAGCAATATCGTTGCGGCGCAGGACTTCGATAGTCTTATAGATTTGCTCAACGGTTATACCCTTGGCCAATTTCCTTAACTCCTGGTCACTGGCTACTTCTATTCCGAACACACCCATAAACATCCCTGCCTTTTTCATTAAAGGAATGTCGTTCTCAGCCTTTACCCAGTCGCTGGCACAACCTAAACTTACCCACTTCATATTTAGATTTCGCTTTATCTTTTCTTCACAGAATTCCCTGGCTCTCTTTCCGTTAAGATTAAAATTATCTTCCTGGATAACTATAACTTGGACACCGAACTTTTTTTCAAGTAATTCTACCTCATCTACAACGCGCTTAGCTGACTTGGCCCGCCACCTTTTAAAGTGATGCAGGGCCCGGGGATCATGCTCGCTCCATTCATAGCAAAATGTACAGCCATGCGTGCAACCGCGCGAGGTCACAATTTCCATAAACGGCTTCCAATAAGTATGGCCGACATATTTTT from Candidatus Omnitrophota bacterium harbors:
- a CDS encoding radical SAM protein, which translates into the protein MKVLFVTPQLGSWATHGHHVAANQMHAHWAAYAREKGAVKPEVLDCKALGIPMDKMVEIIKGKNPDVVVLGDMLHSYGGFAVQWYFNEAAKKIKKALPGIKIVVGGLWYSYLSKESLRQNPAIDFVVMGEGEITFTDLMDTLSKGKTNFKDVAGLASRENGNVIFGPVRELIPDLDILPLPAYDLFPMEKYVGHTYWKPFMEIVTSRGCTHGCTFCYEWSEHDPRALHHFKRWRAKSAKRVVDEVELLEKKFGVQVIVIQEDNFNLNGKRAREFCEEKIKRNLNMKWVSLGCASDWVKAENDIPLMKKAGMFMGVFGIEVASDQELRKLAKGITVEQIYKTIEVLRRNDIAIVGDIMIGFDYDTEQIIKDRFAFADKVDPDILWIGYLTPPPGSPIWTDAVKRGWVNPENVDILKWDFLHPVIPTEHLSIEDLGRLGAWSMREFFSKPGRIHRILESNFDPLAKLCFQDVMNSVPQWEAGAV